In a genomic window of Accipiter gentilis chromosome 23, bAccGen1.1, whole genome shotgun sequence:
- the SLC6A6 gene encoding sodium- and chloride-dependent taurine transporter isoform X3, which translates to MEESPLPIYIEEGTEVPIAKKELIALGIRQIWTQKTAESRNMATKEKLQCLKDFHKDILKPSPGKSPGTRPEDEAEGKPPQREKWASKIDFLLSVAGGFIGLGNVWRFPYLCYKNGGGAFLIPYFIFLFGGGLPVFFLEVVLGQYTSEGGITCWEKICPIFTGIGYASIVIVSLLNVYYIVILAWGLYYLFQSFQSVLPWAHCHQKWNTPTCVEDTLRKNKTLWISLNATNFTSPVTEFWERNVLSLSSGIEDIGIIKWDLALCLLLVWVICFFCIWKGVKSTGKVVYITATFPFIMLLVLLIRGVTLPGAAEGIKFYLYPDISRLADPQVWIDAGTQIFFSYAICLGAMTSLGSYNKYKYNCYRDCLLLGCLNSGTSFVSGFAIFSVLGFMAQEQGVNIADVAESGPGLAFIAYPKAVSMMPLPTFWAILFFIMLLLLGLDSQFVEVEGQITSLVDLHPSFLRKGYRREIFIAIVCFLSYLLGLTMVTEGGMYVFQLFDYYAASGVCLLWVAFFECIAVAWVYGADNIYDAIEDMIGYRPGPWMKWSWIVITPVLCVGCFIFSLAKYKPLTYNKVYTYPDWAIGLGWVLALSSMICIPMVMVIRIIQSDGSLIERIKAVAAPKEVNRWSKETESGTPFCPNGTSNGGLIKPTHIIVETMM; encoded by the exons CCAAAAAGGAGTTGATTGCTCTTGGCATCAGGCAAATCTGGACCCAGAAGACCGCAG AAAGCAGAAATATGGCAACAAAGGAAAAGCTTCAGTGCTTGAAAGATTTCCACAAGGACATCCTCAAACCTTCCCCTGGCAAGAGCCCGGGGACACGGCCTGAGGATGAAGCAGAAGGAAAGCCGCCCCAGCGGGAGAAGTGGGCGAGCAAGATTGACTTTCTGCTGTCTGTGGCTGGTGGATTTATTGGTTTAGGCAATGTCTGGCGGTTTCCGTATCTCTGCTACAAAAATGGCGGAG GTGCATTTCTTATACcttatttcattttcctgtttggGGGAGGTCTTCCCGTGTTTTTCCTGGAGGTGGTGCTAGGACAGTATACCTCTGAAGGTGGAATCACATGCTGGGAAAAGATCTGCCCTATTTTCACTG GAATTGGTTATGCTTCCATAGTGATTGTGTCCCTTCTGAATGTGTACTACATTGTCATCCTGGCCTGGGGACTCTACTACCTGTTCCAGTCGTTCCAGAGCGTCCTGCCGTGGGCGCACTGCCACCAGAAGTGGAACACGCCGACCTGCGTGGAAGACACTCTCAGGAAGAACAAAACGCTGTGGATATCACTGAATGCCACTAACTTCACCTCTCCTGTCACGGAGTTTTGGGA gCGCAATGTACTGAGCTTGTCCTCGGGAATTGAAGATATTGGTATTATCAAGTGGGATCTAGCACTGTGTCTTCTCCTTGTCTGGGTGAtatgtttcttctgcatttggaaaGGAGTCAAATCCACTGGGAAA GTGGTGTACATCACTGCCACGTTCCCATTCATCATGCTCCTTGTTCTGCTTATCCGTGGTGTGACCCTGCCTGGAGCTGCAGAAGGCATCAAGTTTTATCTTTATCCTGATATCTCACGGTTAGCTGACCCACAG GTCTGGATAGATGCAGGGACACAAATCTTCTTCTCATATGCAATCTGCTTAGGAGCAATGACTTCCCTGGGGAGCTACAACAAGTACAAATACAACTGCTATAG GGACTGTTTGCTGCTGGGATGCCTGAACAGTGGTACCAGTTTTGTGTCTGGCTTCGCAATTTTTTCCGTCCTGGGCTTCATGGCACAAGAGCAAGGGGTGAACATTGCTGATGTGGCAGAGTCAG gTCCAGGCCTGGCCTTCATTGCCTACCCAAAAGCTGTGTCCATGATGCCGCTGCCCACCTTTTGGgcaatccttttttttattatgcttCTGTTGCTTGGACTGGATAGCCAG TTTGTTGAAGTTGAAGGACAGATCACGTCATTAGTTGATCTGCACCCATCCTTCCTAAGGAAGGGTTACCGACGGGAAATCTTCATCGCTATAGTGTGTTTCCTTAGCTATCTTCTGGGACTAACTATGGTGACTGAG GGTGGCATGTATGTTTTTCAACTCTTTGACTACTATGCAGCTAGTGGTGTATGCCTTTTGTGGGTTGCATTCTTTGAATGTATTGCTGTAGCCTGGGTTTATG GCGCTGATAATATTTATGATGCCATTGAGGATATGATTGGATACAGACCTGGTCCCTGGATGAAATGGAGCTGGATTGTGATCACACCAGTTCTTTGTGTG GGGTGCTTTATCTTTTCTTTGGCCAAGTACAAACCACTGACCTACAACAAGGTCTACACATACCCAGACTGGGCAATTGGCCTGGGCTGGGTTCTTGCCCTTTCCTCCATGATCTGCATCCCTATGGTGATGGTCATCCGCATCATACAGTCAGATGGGTCGCTTATTGAG aggATAAAAGCGGTGGCCGCCCCCAAGGAAGTGAATCGGTGGTCCAAAGAAACGGAGAGTGGCACCCCCTTCTGCCCCAATGGAACTTCGAATGGCGGATTGATCAAGCCAACTCATATCATTGTGGAAACCATGATGTGA
- the SLC6A6 gene encoding sodium- and chloride-dependent taurine transporter isoform X1, which translates to MLHLMLMGLPGRENPFRRDSTSLPHPMEESPLPIYIEEGTEVPIAKKELIALGIRQIWTQKTAESRNMATKEKLQCLKDFHKDILKPSPGKSPGTRPEDEAEGKPPQREKWASKIDFLLSVAGGFIGLGNVWRFPYLCYKNGGGAFLIPYFIFLFGGGLPVFFLEVVLGQYTSEGGITCWEKICPIFTGIGYASIVIVSLLNVYYIVILAWGLYYLFQSFQSVLPWAHCHQKWNTPTCVEDTLRKNKTLWISLNATNFTSPVTEFWERNVLSLSSGIEDIGIIKWDLALCLLLVWVICFFCIWKGVKSTGKVVYITATFPFIMLLVLLIRGVTLPGAAEGIKFYLYPDISRLADPQVWIDAGTQIFFSYAICLGAMTSLGSYNKYKYNCYRDCLLLGCLNSGTSFVSGFAIFSVLGFMAQEQGVNIADVAESGPGLAFIAYPKAVSMMPLPTFWAILFFIMLLLLGLDSQFVEVEGQITSLVDLHPSFLRKGYRREIFIAIVCFLSYLLGLTMVTEGGMYVFQLFDYYAASGVCLLWVAFFECIAVAWVYGADNIYDAIEDMIGYRPGPWMKWSWIVITPVLCVGCFIFSLAKYKPLTYNKVYTYPDWAIGLGWVLALSSMICIPMVMVIRIIQSDGSLIERIKAVAAPKEVNRWSKETESGTPFCPNGTSNGGLIKPTHIIVETMM; encoded by the exons CCAAAAAGGAGTTGATTGCTCTTGGCATCAGGCAAATCTGGACCCAGAAGACCGCAG AAAGCAGAAATATGGCAACAAAGGAAAAGCTTCAGTGCTTGAAAGATTTCCACAAGGACATCCTCAAACCTTCCCCTGGCAAGAGCCCGGGGACACGGCCTGAGGATGAAGCAGAAGGAAAGCCGCCCCAGCGGGAGAAGTGGGCGAGCAAGATTGACTTTCTGCTGTCTGTGGCTGGTGGATTTATTGGTTTAGGCAATGTCTGGCGGTTTCCGTATCTCTGCTACAAAAATGGCGGAG GTGCATTTCTTATACcttatttcattttcctgtttggGGGAGGTCTTCCCGTGTTTTTCCTGGAGGTGGTGCTAGGACAGTATACCTCTGAAGGTGGAATCACATGCTGGGAAAAGATCTGCCCTATTTTCACTG GAATTGGTTATGCTTCCATAGTGATTGTGTCCCTTCTGAATGTGTACTACATTGTCATCCTGGCCTGGGGACTCTACTACCTGTTCCAGTCGTTCCAGAGCGTCCTGCCGTGGGCGCACTGCCACCAGAAGTGGAACACGCCGACCTGCGTGGAAGACACTCTCAGGAAGAACAAAACGCTGTGGATATCACTGAATGCCACTAACTTCACCTCTCCTGTCACGGAGTTTTGGGA gCGCAATGTACTGAGCTTGTCCTCGGGAATTGAAGATATTGGTATTATCAAGTGGGATCTAGCACTGTGTCTTCTCCTTGTCTGGGTGAtatgtttcttctgcatttggaaaGGAGTCAAATCCACTGGGAAA GTGGTGTACATCACTGCCACGTTCCCATTCATCATGCTCCTTGTTCTGCTTATCCGTGGTGTGACCCTGCCTGGAGCTGCAGAAGGCATCAAGTTTTATCTTTATCCTGATATCTCACGGTTAGCTGACCCACAG GTCTGGATAGATGCAGGGACACAAATCTTCTTCTCATATGCAATCTGCTTAGGAGCAATGACTTCCCTGGGGAGCTACAACAAGTACAAATACAACTGCTATAG GGACTGTTTGCTGCTGGGATGCCTGAACAGTGGTACCAGTTTTGTGTCTGGCTTCGCAATTTTTTCCGTCCTGGGCTTCATGGCACAAGAGCAAGGGGTGAACATTGCTGATGTGGCAGAGTCAG gTCCAGGCCTGGCCTTCATTGCCTACCCAAAAGCTGTGTCCATGATGCCGCTGCCCACCTTTTGGgcaatccttttttttattatgcttCTGTTGCTTGGACTGGATAGCCAG TTTGTTGAAGTTGAAGGACAGATCACGTCATTAGTTGATCTGCACCCATCCTTCCTAAGGAAGGGTTACCGACGGGAAATCTTCATCGCTATAGTGTGTTTCCTTAGCTATCTTCTGGGACTAACTATGGTGACTGAG GGTGGCATGTATGTTTTTCAACTCTTTGACTACTATGCAGCTAGTGGTGTATGCCTTTTGTGGGTTGCATTCTTTGAATGTATTGCTGTAGCCTGGGTTTATG GCGCTGATAATATTTATGATGCCATTGAGGATATGATTGGATACAGACCTGGTCCCTGGATGAAATGGAGCTGGATTGTGATCACACCAGTTCTTTGTGTG GGGTGCTTTATCTTTTCTTTGGCCAAGTACAAACCACTGACCTACAACAAGGTCTACACATACCCAGACTGGGCAATTGGCCTGGGCTGGGTTCTTGCCCTTTCCTCCATGATCTGCATCCCTATGGTGATGGTCATCCGCATCATACAGTCAGATGGGTCGCTTATTGAG aggATAAAAGCGGTGGCCGCCCCCAAGGAAGTGAATCGGTGGTCCAAAGAAACGGAGAGTGGCACCCCCTTCTGCCCCAATGGAACTTCGAATGGCGGATTGATCAAGCCAACTCATATCATTGTGGAAACCATGATGTGA
- the SLC6A6 gene encoding sodium- and chloride-dependent taurine transporter isoform X5, whose amino-acid sequence MEESPLPIYIEEGTEVPIAKKELIALGIRQIWTQKTAESRNMATKEKLQCLKDFHKDILKPSPGKSPGTRPEDEAEGKPPQREKWASKIDFLLSVAGGFIGLGNVWRFPYLCYKNGGGAFLIPYFIFLFGGGLPVFFLEVVLGQYTSEGGITCWEKICPIFTGIGYASIVIVSLLNVYYIVILAWGLYYLFQSFQSVLPWAHCHQKWNTPTCVEDTLRKNKTLWISLNATNFTSPVTEFWERNVLSLSSGIEDIGIIKWDLALCLLLVWVICFFCIWKGVKSTGKVVYITATFPFIMLLVLLIRGVTLPGAAEGIKFYLYPDISRLADPQVWIDAGTQIFFSYAICLGAMTSLGSYNKYKYNCYRDCLLLGCLNSGTSFVSGFAIFSVLGFMAQEQGVNIADVAESGPGLAFIAYPKAVSMMPLPTFWAILFFIMLLLLGLDSQFVEVEGQITSLVDLHPSFLRKGYRREIFIAIVCFLSYLLGLTMVTEGGMYVFQLFDYYAASGVCLLWVAFFECIAVAWVYGADNIYDAIEDMIGYRPGPWMKWSWIVITPVLCVGCFIFSLAKYKPLTYNKVYTYPDWAIGLGWVLALSSMICIPMVMVIRIIQSDGSLIEDKSGGRPQGSESVVQRNGEWHPLLPQWNFEWRIDQANSYHCGNHDVSSLCERINLL is encoded by the exons CCAAAAAGGAGTTGATTGCTCTTGGCATCAGGCAAATCTGGACCCAGAAGACCGCAG AAAGCAGAAATATGGCAACAAAGGAAAAGCTTCAGTGCTTGAAAGATTTCCACAAGGACATCCTCAAACCTTCCCCTGGCAAGAGCCCGGGGACACGGCCTGAGGATGAAGCAGAAGGAAAGCCGCCCCAGCGGGAGAAGTGGGCGAGCAAGATTGACTTTCTGCTGTCTGTGGCTGGTGGATTTATTGGTTTAGGCAATGTCTGGCGGTTTCCGTATCTCTGCTACAAAAATGGCGGAG GTGCATTTCTTATACcttatttcattttcctgtttggGGGAGGTCTTCCCGTGTTTTTCCTGGAGGTGGTGCTAGGACAGTATACCTCTGAAGGTGGAATCACATGCTGGGAAAAGATCTGCCCTATTTTCACTG GAATTGGTTATGCTTCCATAGTGATTGTGTCCCTTCTGAATGTGTACTACATTGTCATCCTGGCCTGGGGACTCTACTACCTGTTCCAGTCGTTCCAGAGCGTCCTGCCGTGGGCGCACTGCCACCAGAAGTGGAACACGCCGACCTGCGTGGAAGACACTCTCAGGAAGAACAAAACGCTGTGGATATCACTGAATGCCACTAACTTCACCTCTCCTGTCACGGAGTTTTGGGA gCGCAATGTACTGAGCTTGTCCTCGGGAATTGAAGATATTGGTATTATCAAGTGGGATCTAGCACTGTGTCTTCTCCTTGTCTGGGTGAtatgtttcttctgcatttggaaaGGAGTCAAATCCACTGGGAAA GTGGTGTACATCACTGCCACGTTCCCATTCATCATGCTCCTTGTTCTGCTTATCCGTGGTGTGACCCTGCCTGGAGCTGCAGAAGGCATCAAGTTTTATCTTTATCCTGATATCTCACGGTTAGCTGACCCACAG GTCTGGATAGATGCAGGGACACAAATCTTCTTCTCATATGCAATCTGCTTAGGAGCAATGACTTCCCTGGGGAGCTACAACAAGTACAAATACAACTGCTATAG GGACTGTTTGCTGCTGGGATGCCTGAACAGTGGTACCAGTTTTGTGTCTGGCTTCGCAATTTTTTCCGTCCTGGGCTTCATGGCACAAGAGCAAGGGGTGAACATTGCTGATGTGGCAGAGTCAG gTCCAGGCCTGGCCTTCATTGCCTACCCAAAAGCTGTGTCCATGATGCCGCTGCCCACCTTTTGGgcaatccttttttttattatgcttCTGTTGCTTGGACTGGATAGCCAG TTTGTTGAAGTTGAAGGACAGATCACGTCATTAGTTGATCTGCACCCATCCTTCCTAAGGAAGGGTTACCGACGGGAAATCTTCATCGCTATAGTGTGTTTCCTTAGCTATCTTCTGGGACTAACTATGGTGACTGAG GGTGGCATGTATGTTTTTCAACTCTTTGACTACTATGCAGCTAGTGGTGTATGCCTTTTGTGGGTTGCATTCTTTGAATGTATTGCTGTAGCCTGGGTTTATG GCGCTGATAATATTTATGATGCCATTGAGGATATGATTGGATACAGACCTGGTCCCTGGATGAAATGGAGCTGGATTGTGATCACACCAGTTCTTTGTGTG GGGTGCTTTATCTTTTCTTTGGCCAAGTACAAACCACTGACCTACAACAAGGTCTACACATACCCAGACTGGGCAATTGGCCTGGGCTGGGTTCTTGCCCTTTCCTCCATGATCTGCATCCCTATGGTGATGGTCATCCGCATCATACAGTCAGATGGGTCGCTTATTGAG gATAAAAGCGGTGGCCGCCCCCAAGGAAGTGAATCGGTGGTCCAAAGAAACGGAGAGTGGCACCCCCTTCTGCCCCAATGGAACTTCGAATGGCGGATTGATCAAGCCAACTCATATCATTGTGGAAACCATGATGTGAGCTCTCTCTGTGAGAGGATAAACCTGCTTTAA
- the SLC6A6 gene encoding sodium- and chloride-dependent taurine transporter isoform X2 — MEESPLPIYIEEGTEVPIESRNMATKEKLQCLKDFHKDILKPSPGKSPGTRPEDEAEGKPPQREKWASKIDFLLSVAGGFIGLGNVWRFPYLCYKNGGGAFLIPYFIFLFGGGLPVFFLEVVLGQYTSEGGITCWEKICPIFTGIGYASIVIVSLLNVYYIVILAWGLYYLFQSFQSVLPWAHCHQKWNTPTCVEDTLRKNKTLWISLNATNFTSPVTEFWERNVLSLSSGIEDIGIIKWDLALCLLLVWVICFFCIWKGVKSTGKVVYITATFPFIMLLVLLIRGVTLPGAAEGIKFYLYPDISRLADPQVWIDAGTQIFFSYAICLGAMTSLGSYNKYKYNCYRDCLLLGCLNSGTSFVSGFAIFSVLGFMAQEQGVNIADVAESGPGLAFIAYPKAVSMMPLPTFWAILFFIMLLLLGLDSQFVEVEGQITSLVDLHPSFLRKGYRREIFIAIVCFLSYLLGLTMVTEGGMYVFQLFDYYAASGVCLLWVAFFECIAVAWVYGADNIYDAIEDMIGYRPGPWMKWSWIVITPVLCVGCFIFSLAKYKPLTYNKVYTYPDWAIGLGWVLALSSMICIPMVMVIRIIQSDGSLIERIKAVAAPKEVNRWSKETESGTPFCPNGTSNGGLIKPTHIIVETMM, encoded by the exons AAAGCAGAAATATGGCAACAAAGGAAAAGCTTCAGTGCTTGAAAGATTTCCACAAGGACATCCTCAAACCTTCCCCTGGCAAGAGCCCGGGGACACGGCCTGAGGATGAAGCAGAAGGAAAGCCGCCCCAGCGGGAGAAGTGGGCGAGCAAGATTGACTTTCTGCTGTCTGTGGCTGGTGGATTTATTGGTTTAGGCAATGTCTGGCGGTTTCCGTATCTCTGCTACAAAAATGGCGGAG GTGCATTTCTTATACcttatttcattttcctgtttggGGGAGGTCTTCCCGTGTTTTTCCTGGAGGTGGTGCTAGGACAGTATACCTCTGAAGGTGGAATCACATGCTGGGAAAAGATCTGCCCTATTTTCACTG GAATTGGTTATGCTTCCATAGTGATTGTGTCCCTTCTGAATGTGTACTACATTGTCATCCTGGCCTGGGGACTCTACTACCTGTTCCAGTCGTTCCAGAGCGTCCTGCCGTGGGCGCACTGCCACCAGAAGTGGAACACGCCGACCTGCGTGGAAGACACTCTCAGGAAGAACAAAACGCTGTGGATATCACTGAATGCCACTAACTTCACCTCTCCTGTCACGGAGTTTTGGGA gCGCAATGTACTGAGCTTGTCCTCGGGAATTGAAGATATTGGTATTATCAAGTGGGATCTAGCACTGTGTCTTCTCCTTGTCTGGGTGAtatgtttcttctgcatttggaaaGGAGTCAAATCCACTGGGAAA GTGGTGTACATCACTGCCACGTTCCCATTCATCATGCTCCTTGTTCTGCTTATCCGTGGTGTGACCCTGCCTGGAGCTGCAGAAGGCATCAAGTTTTATCTTTATCCTGATATCTCACGGTTAGCTGACCCACAG GTCTGGATAGATGCAGGGACACAAATCTTCTTCTCATATGCAATCTGCTTAGGAGCAATGACTTCCCTGGGGAGCTACAACAAGTACAAATACAACTGCTATAG GGACTGTTTGCTGCTGGGATGCCTGAACAGTGGTACCAGTTTTGTGTCTGGCTTCGCAATTTTTTCCGTCCTGGGCTTCATGGCACAAGAGCAAGGGGTGAACATTGCTGATGTGGCAGAGTCAG gTCCAGGCCTGGCCTTCATTGCCTACCCAAAAGCTGTGTCCATGATGCCGCTGCCCACCTTTTGGgcaatccttttttttattatgcttCTGTTGCTTGGACTGGATAGCCAG TTTGTTGAAGTTGAAGGACAGATCACGTCATTAGTTGATCTGCACCCATCCTTCCTAAGGAAGGGTTACCGACGGGAAATCTTCATCGCTATAGTGTGTTTCCTTAGCTATCTTCTGGGACTAACTATGGTGACTGAG GGTGGCATGTATGTTTTTCAACTCTTTGACTACTATGCAGCTAGTGGTGTATGCCTTTTGTGGGTTGCATTCTTTGAATGTATTGCTGTAGCCTGGGTTTATG GCGCTGATAATATTTATGATGCCATTGAGGATATGATTGGATACAGACCTGGTCCCTGGATGAAATGGAGCTGGATTGTGATCACACCAGTTCTTTGTGTG GGGTGCTTTATCTTTTCTTTGGCCAAGTACAAACCACTGACCTACAACAAGGTCTACACATACCCAGACTGGGCAATTGGCCTGGGCTGGGTTCTTGCCCTTTCCTCCATGATCTGCATCCCTATGGTGATGGTCATCCGCATCATACAGTCAGATGGGTCGCTTATTGAG aggATAAAAGCGGTGGCCGCCCCCAAGGAAGTGAATCGGTGGTCCAAAGAAACGGAGAGTGGCACCCCCTTCTGCCCCAATGGAACTTCGAATGGCGGATTGATCAAGCCAACTCATATCATTGTGGAAACCATGATGTGA
- the SLC6A6 gene encoding sodium- and chloride-dependent taurine transporter isoform X4, whose protein sequence is MATKEKLQCLKDFHKDILKPSPGKSPGTRPEDEAEGKPPQREKWASKIDFLLSVAGGFIGLGNVWRFPYLCYKNGGGAFLIPYFIFLFGGGLPVFFLEVVLGQYTSEGGITCWEKICPIFTGIGYASIVIVSLLNVYYIVILAWGLYYLFQSFQSVLPWAHCHQKWNTPTCVEDTLRKNKTLWISLNATNFTSPVTEFWERNVLSLSSGIEDIGIIKWDLALCLLLVWVICFFCIWKGVKSTGKVVYITATFPFIMLLVLLIRGVTLPGAAEGIKFYLYPDISRLADPQVWIDAGTQIFFSYAICLGAMTSLGSYNKYKYNCYRDCLLLGCLNSGTSFVSGFAIFSVLGFMAQEQGVNIADVAESGPGLAFIAYPKAVSMMPLPTFWAILFFIMLLLLGLDSQFVEVEGQITSLVDLHPSFLRKGYRREIFIAIVCFLSYLLGLTMVTEGGMYVFQLFDYYAASGVCLLWVAFFECIAVAWVYGADNIYDAIEDMIGYRPGPWMKWSWIVITPVLCVGCFIFSLAKYKPLTYNKVYTYPDWAIGLGWVLALSSMICIPMVMVIRIIQSDGSLIERIKAVAAPKEVNRWSKETESGTPFCPNGTSNGGLIKPTHIIVETMM, encoded by the exons ATGGCAACAAAGGAAAAGCTTCAGTGCTTGAAAGATTTCCACAAGGACATCCTCAAACCTTCCCCTGGCAAGAGCCCGGGGACACGGCCTGAGGATGAAGCAGAAGGAAAGCCGCCCCAGCGGGAGAAGTGGGCGAGCAAGATTGACTTTCTGCTGTCTGTGGCTGGTGGATTTATTGGTTTAGGCAATGTCTGGCGGTTTCCGTATCTCTGCTACAAAAATGGCGGAG GTGCATTTCTTATACcttatttcattttcctgtttggGGGAGGTCTTCCCGTGTTTTTCCTGGAGGTGGTGCTAGGACAGTATACCTCTGAAGGTGGAATCACATGCTGGGAAAAGATCTGCCCTATTTTCACTG GAATTGGTTATGCTTCCATAGTGATTGTGTCCCTTCTGAATGTGTACTACATTGTCATCCTGGCCTGGGGACTCTACTACCTGTTCCAGTCGTTCCAGAGCGTCCTGCCGTGGGCGCACTGCCACCAGAAGTGGAACACGCCGACCTGCGTGGAAGACACTCTCAGGAAGAACAAAACGCTGTGGATATCACTGAATGCCACTAACTTCACCTCTCCTGTCACGGAGTTTTGGGA gCGCAATGTACTGAGCTTGTCCTCGGGAATTGAAGATATTGGTATTATCAAGTGGGATCTAGCACTGTGTCTTCTCCTTGTCTGGGTGAtatgtttcttctgcatttggaaaGGAGTCAAATCCACTGGGAAA GTGGTGTACATCACTGCCACGTTCCCATTCATCATGCTCCTTGTTCTGCTTATCCGTGGTGTGACCCTGCCTGGAGCTGCAGAAGGCATCAAGTTTTATCTTTATCCTGATATCTCACGGTTAGCTGACCCACAG GTCTGGATAGATGCAGGGACACAAATCTTCTTCTCATATGCAATCTGCTTAGGAGCAATGACTTCCCTGGGGAGCTACAACAAGTACAAATACAACTGCTATAG GGACTGTTTGCTGCTGGGATGCCTGAACAGTGGTACCAGTTTTGTGTCTGGCTTCGCAATTTTTTCCGTCCTGGGCTTCATGGCACAAGAGCAAGGGGTGAACATTGCTGATGTGGCAGAGTCAG gTCCAGGCCTGGCCTTCATTGCCTACCCAAAAGCTGTGTCCATGATGCCGCTGCCCACCTTTTGGgcaatccttttttttattatgcttCTGTTGCTTGGACTGGATAGCCAG TTTGTTGAAGTTGAAGGACAGATCACGTCATTAGTTGATCTGCACCCATCCTTCCTAAGGAAGGGTTACCGACGGGAAATCTTCATCGCTATAGTGTGTTTCCTTAGCTATCTTCTGGGACTAACTATGGTGACTGAG GGTGGCATGTATGTTTTTCAACTCTTTGACTACTATGCAGCTAGTGGTGTATGCCTTTTGTGGGTTGCATTCTTTGAATGTATTGCTGTAGCCTGGGTTTATG GCGCTGATAATATTTATGATGCCATTGAGGATATGATTGGATACAGACCTGGTCCCTGGATGAAATGGAGCTGGATTGTGATCACACCAGTTCTTTGTGTG GGGTGCTTTATCTTTTCTTTGGCCAAGTACAAACCACTGACCTACAACAAGGTCTACACATACCCAGACTGGGCAATTGGCCTGGGCTGGGTTCTTGCCCTTTCCTCCATGATCTGCATCCCTATGGTGATGGTCATCCGCATCATACAGTCAGATGGGTCGCTTATTGAG aggATAAAAGCGGTGGCCGCCCCCAAGGAAGTGAATCGGTGGTCCAAAGAAACGGAGAGTGGCACCCCCTTCTGCCCCAATGGAACTTCGAATGGCGGATTGATCAAGCCAACTCATATCATTGTGGAAACCATGATGTGA